The uncultured Bacteroides sp. DNA segment TATCGTAATGAATAACATAACGCACATCAGGCTTATCTATACCCATTCCAAATGCTATAGTAGCCACTATAACGTCTATCTTCTCCATCAGAAAGTCATCCTGATTCTGGGTTCTTGTTGCGGAATCCATCCCGGCATGGTAAGCTCTTGCATTGATCCCATTTGCCTGAAGAATCTGAGCAAGTTCCTCCACTTTTTTCCGACTCAAGCAATAGATGATGCCTGACTTTTCATTATTATTCTTGATGAATTTAATAATCTCCCTGTCTATATTAACTGTCTTAGGACGAACTTCATAATATAAATTAGGACGATTAAATGAAGATTTAAAAACTTTCGCATCTACCATCCCCAAGTTCTTCTGAATGTCATGCAAAACTTTAGGAGTGGCCGTTGCCGTCAACGCAATAACCGGCGCTTTCCCTATCTCATTAATAATAGGACGAATGCGACGATATTCCGGACGAAAATCATGCCCCCACTCCGAAATACAATGAGCTTCATCTACTGCATAAAAAGAAATTTTCACCTTTCGCAGGAATGCCACATTTTCATCTTTGGTTAAAGACTCGGGAGCAACATAAAGCAATTTTGTTTTTCCAGAGAGAATATCAGACTTCACCTGATCAATGGCCGACTTATTTAGCGAAGAATTAATAAAATGAGCAATGCCGTCTTCTTCACTGAAATTTCGCATTGCATCTACTTGATTCTTCATTAAGGCAATCAGTGGAGAAATAACGATGGCGGTACCTTTCATTGTTAGCGAAGGTAACTGATAGCATAGTGATTTGCCTCCGCCGGTAGGCATGAGTACAAAGGTATCGTTACCATCAAGCAAATTCTGAATGATAGCTTCTTGATTTCCTTTGAATTTACCAAATCCAAAATACTTCTTCAGTTGGTCCGTTAAATTAATCTTCCCTGCCATTACATTAGATTGTTTTGTTCTATTTCAAACTTTAGCTCTCACTCTTACTTCTTGAAGAGTGACAAACAAAGTTATAACAACTTATTAAAAATCAAGTAAATCCAAGCTAATATTTTCAAGGGAAAACCAAAACAGCCATTCATTTCTTCCACTATTGCTTGTTTTATGCCGTTTGCAGTCTTACCATATTGGATTTATCAAGTTGCGCTTTAGCATAACTCAGCGTTACTTCATATTCTTTTTGGTCTTGCGACGGTATTTCAAACATTACATCCATCATAATTGTCTCCACAATAGAACGCAGCCCGCGAGCTCCTAATTTGTGCTCCACAGCCTTATCTACGATATATTCAAATACTTCTGCCTGAAAAGTAAGGTTCACACCATCCATCTCGAACAACTTAACGTATTGCTTAACAATGGAATTCTTCGGTTCAGTAAGAATAGAGCGAAGAGCTGACCTATCAAGCGGTTCCAAATAAGTGAGAACAGGCAAACGGCCTATAATCTCTGGAATCAAGCCGAAAGATTTCAAATCTTGAGGAGCAATATATTGCATCATATTACCCTTATCAATAGTAGTATTCTTTTGAGAAGCTCCATATCCAACCACGTGTGTGTTCAGTCGTTGCGCTATTTTCTTTTCTATACCATCAAACGCACCACCACAAATGAACAGAATATTCTTCGTATTCACGGCAATCATCTTCTGATCGGGATGTTTACGTCCTCCCTGGGGCGGTACATTAACAACAGAGCCTTCCAATAACTTCAATAACCCTTGTTGCACACCTTCACCACTTACATCGCGGGTGATAGAAGGATTATCTCCCTTACGGGCTATTTTGTCTATTTCATCAATAAAGACAATTCC contains these protein-coding regions:
- the clpX gene encoding ATP-dependent Clp protease ATP-binding subunit ClpX, whose translation is MDESKITKNGKKRCSFCGRLESEVNFLITGMNGYICDSCTTQAYEITKEALDVSAAAGGKKLNMKELPKPLEIKAFLDQYIIGQNDAKRFLSVSVYNHYKRLLQKDNKDDVEIEKSNIIMVGSTGTGKTLLARTIAKLLHVPFTIVDATVLTEAGYVGEDIESILTRLLQVADYNVAEAEQGIVFIDEIDKIARKGDNPSITRDVSGEGVQQGLLKLLEGSVVNVPPQGGRKHPDQKMIAVNTKNILFICGGAFDGIEKKIAQRLNTHVVGYGASQKNTTIDKGNMMQYIAPQDLKSFGLIPEIIGRLPVLTYLEPLDRSALRSILTEPKNSIVKQYVKLFEMDGVNLTFQAEVFEYIVDKAVEHKLGARGLRSIVETIMMDVMFEIPSQDQKEYEVTLSYAKAQLDKSNMVRLQTA